From Veillonella dispar, one genomic window encodes:
- a CDS encoding MATE family efflux transporter, translating to MYQTYSILQKLWLFIKLFTPMCITQFSLIGGTFIAIFLTGQYSTIDLAGVATGYNLWLLFYIFAQGTLLGITPIISQLLGAKKTDDISTIFYQGLYIGTGLACIILIIGLLGLRPLLTALNLEPAAAEVCISYLKAFAIGLFPLLWVNTLRNTVDSHGLTHYSMAIVFTSFIVNVFLNYSLIFGHFGFPEIGGVGAGYGIAGACWTNFILFSLVLLLHPKLKGYRIFKDFSKPSFHYIREQLHIGIPIGFSIFLEASIFSIAGLLMVHFGSAVVAAHQSVISFTNVFYCLPLSIAMASTIAVAYELGAGRKQEAIQYSYISRILAIVLAIMICTFTFTNMDAIADLFTNDDEVYKLIYSFLGYGVFFSAIDAIGTPLQGILRAYKDVKVVLYISLVSYWGVCFPTAYILAKNPNYGPFGVWIGLLSSVLVAGILFTWRTWYIQCKQK from the coding sequence ATGTATCAAACATATTCTATATTACAAAAGTTATGGTTGTTCATTAAGCTATTTACTCCTATGTGCATAACGCAATTTTCCCTTATAGGTGGTACATTTATAGCCATCTTTTTAACGGGACAATATAGTACAATAGATTTAGCTGGGGTTGCTACAGGGTATAATTTATGGCTCCTCTTCTATATCTTTGCACAAGGAACGTTGTTAGGTATTACTCCAATTATTTCTCAGCTATTGGGAGCTAAGAAAACCGATGATATTTCAACAATCTTTTATCAAGGTCTTTATATCGGTACAGGCCTAGCATGTATCATTTTAATAATTGGTCTCTTAGGTCTACGTCCTCTTCTGACAGCATTAAATCTGGAACCGGCAGCAGCTGAGGTATGTATTAGTTACCTGAAAGCATTTGCTATAGGTCTATTCCCTCTACTTTGGGTTAATACATTACGCAATACAGTCGACAGTCATGGATTAACACATTATTCTATGGCCATCGTATTTACAAGCTTTATTGTGAACGTATTCTTGAACTATTCGCTCATCTTTGGCCATTTCGGATTTCCTGAAATCGGTGGTGTCGGTGCTGGCTATGGTATAGCAGGTGCTTGCTGGACTAACTTTATTCTCTTCAGCTTAGTATTACTATTACATCCGAAGTTAAAGGGATATCGTATCTTTAAAGACTTCAGTAAACCAAGTTTTCACTACATTCGCGAACAGCTACATATAGGTATTCCTATTGGCTTTTCCATCTTCTTAGAAGCTAGTATCTTTAGTATTGCTGGCCTCTTGATGGTTCACTTTGGATCCGCCGTCGTAGCTGCTCATCAATCTGTTATTTCCTTTACCAATGTATTCTACTGTTTACCTCTTAGTATCGCTATGGCCTCTACCATTGCAGTTGCATATGAACTTGGGGCAGGTCGTAAACAAGAGGCTATCCAGTACTCTTATATTTCTCGCATCTTAGCCATTGTATTGGCTATCATGATTTGTACATTTACGTTTACTAATATGGATGCTATTGCAGATCTCTTTACAAATGATGATGAAGTATACAAGCTTATCTACAGCTTCCTTGGATACGGTGTATTCTTCTCTGCTATCGATGCCATAGGTACCCCATTGCAAGGTATATTGAGGGCTTATAAGGATGTAAAAGTAGTTCTTTACATTTCCCTCGTTTCCTATTGGGGTGTATGCTTCCCTACGGCCTATATTCTCGCTAAAAATCCTAATTATGGACCATTTGGCGTATGGATTGGCTTACTCTCTAGCGTACTAGTAGCGGGTATATTATTTACTTGGCGTACATGGTACATTCAATGTAAACAAAAGTAA